cctccaataaaattatcaaagtcattagaataggtttagaccaccaaagagttaaactttctcaaaacagaaactgtttttcctcttccagtttctaagtttctaaatctaagaacatctttcatcaaaacctttaatcatgcaaaaatcctcaaccaatagtcacatatacatgttaacaatactccataaaaatttcggaccaatatctatccattagcttggtcaaaaactccaaactataacatattctccagtttatctcccagaatgacctttctatagtttacacaatatttgactgaccaaatgatctgaaaatggggaaaataagatatccatgtaaactagactaaaaaaggaacaacttatatgaaggagactttatgataaaacacttacaacagcttcgaaatgggcatgcaaaagatctcctaaaatctgtccgagagagagtgtttgataatcttttattagaaggagtaattgaagataagttcatgggtgctggctggacacatttatggacgagataagggaggtgataagactggagttgagagttaagtgtggttttctcctacccaaaatatctataaaagattatctcataatattctattcaataatatctacaaaaatcaacttaagatatttttatctaataatatctataaaaatcaactcaaaatatttttacccaataatattcacgaaaattacctcaagatatttctttttatccaataatatctacagttttgaacagacgttttgtccgaaaatatgaaaaaaagttattgcgccataagactttaaataaccctccgagtctaatggcacaaaccataatacattttgacacttctaactatctccaataatcaaaaatacacttctgataccatagtaaataataacactaactatgtagttagacaaaaacctatacgattaatggattcgtgaaaacttatgggtttttcacgagattcctaaagttaatagaaatttcacaattgaatttctagcgggctgttacagttaTTCTTTAGTAAAGCAAGGGACCCAAGTTGGTAGGATTGtgggtttttattttctaaagggTTTTGGGCTGAGTTGAACTAAATTAGGTGAAAGTGAGGGCCAGGCTGTGTGCTTTGGAACCCAGCCCCTAACCCCACCTAAAACTACATTGATTTGGCTAAGTGTAAGGAGGGTAAACCCTAGGTCCcatctctttctctcccattttctCCCATTTGCACCGCACAAACCCCCTCTCttgcttctttcttttttcatttttttcttcctctaccACCGCCTGTGGCCTGCAATGCCCCTCCTTACCGCAAGCTAACCACCTCCACGTGTTCGTCGGGCAGAGCTCTTCTCCTTCGTCTACCACCACTGCAAGCCAGTCCAAGCCGTGCCCTTCCATGTTCTAAAGGCCTGCTGCCCACCACATGTCACATGCCATGTGTGCGACATTCGTGTAACCCCCACTGTCCCCCATCACCAATCGTAGCCACGACTGTGAGCTCCAATCTTAGCCCTCGACCTATAAATAGGCCAAGACTCTCCACTCCCAAATCACTACTCAAACACCTTCATGTCCTTCCACTTTTAGTCTCATCGCACTCCTCACCCCCAAATCTTCCTTCCCGTAGCCTTAGAATGAGTTTTTCCCCAGCACTGTCATGCTCTGCCACAAGCCACCAACTTCAGAGTTCCTAGCTTCCTACGATCAATTGACCACCCCCTAGCTTccctttccctttccctttcccttttCCAACCTCCTCCTTCCTCAAAATCCCCCAACTCATGAGCTAAGACTTACTTTTGCCACTGCCCTGCCGTGCTCCATCACCCTTCACTGTGAAAATCCCATCCTCCACCCTTGTCACTGTAGGATCTGCCTTCCTGTGATTTTTTCCCACTATAGATTTCCCTATATCAACCAAATCCGCTCTTCTTCTACCGTGCCAACACTATCGGCACCGCCTTTGTAAGCCGTGTGACcctatgttattttatttctttgtttttttttttgttgccatTATTAATTATTCGTAGATTATTTTCACTCGCAACCACACTCGTGCAATCTCGTCTCATGGTTTAATTACCAAATACccaactatctcatcttatctcatctaatcatacaaatttctcaaattttcatacaaaaaaaaataaaaaattcaatttttttgaattttaaaacaaaattaatattaaaaaattatattatatcaatattttatttaatttttaataaaacattttatctcatctaaattATGTAACCAAACAAGATAACAACACGTGCAATCATCCAAAATTTCCAATCCATGTGGTAAGCAAAACTCTAGACTGACCTCGGATTTCTAACACTGGAAAAACTGTGTTTTGATGCAgtttggttgtgtttggttggtggccaaggaccttgCAAAGTATTGGTATTTAACATTGTAGTTGGTGTTAGATTCATTGGCCAAGGGCCAGATGGAGCTTTGGGAATCGCTTGTAGTTTAAAATTGTGAAATTGTTGAAATTGTGATAATTGTGATATCTGCATGATGAAATGTACACTGTTTGTTTGTATTATACCATACAATCTAATACCTACCTATCATGCATTTGCATTTTTAATCTGTTATGGCTTGCTATTAATTGTGTTCTGTGCgatggttgaattttgaaaccaGTAAAACTGTTTTGGGGACAAATGATTAAAAGCATATTttgtgggtgtgtgtgtatcacgaccccaaccCGATATCGAGAATTAtttcagtggagctcctctggttactcAGGAACATGTAAAATCAAGTAACATCCCCTGGACTATAACGCTCTTGGTACAACTCTGTGATCTCTCTGTTGGTAGGGGTTGGAGGATGCCTGATTACTTATGCACCAAGTGCGGAGCTGGACATTGTTCGTTACAAAGGTACACACACAGTCATTACTCATGGTGGGACAAAAGGAACCAAAGTGTGCAAATGGTCCTTAGGGGAGACCATTGTGCACACTGAAATTAAACGAATTCTAAATGGAAATTTGATTTTGCTATGAGTGGCTTAAATGATGTAACTTTTGAGTAAAAATTACAAAGAATGGGAAATTTGGTCTTTTTTCACTATTACGGTCCCTGTATATTGTATGCATCatgtttggaatttttggttGTGATATACGGTTTTACTTGCTGAAATTGCAAGATCGCATTGTTATTTTTCCACCTATAGTTCCGTTTCATGGAGCCACAGACTTCAATGTAGAGGACAGGTTTGAGCATGATGGACCAACCCCACTTGAGGAGTGATGACTTGGGATTTATTTTCCAATATGGTTAAGGGATTTGCTTTTAGTTCTTATTTTGATCAGCTGGATGACTGTAATAACATTATGGAGGATTAATGTTGGATTGTAAACTTTAAATTTTCTGATACCTAGTTTTGAGAATACCTTATTATTTTTTCCACTGCGTGCATTAAACTGCACACATTGCATGTTCGTATACACTTGCACTTGGTGATGTAGTGTATGATGTAAGTGGCCGtcactcctatatatatcgcgACTCCTATCAAATCACGCACATGGGGGTTGAGGGCGCCACAGGTCCAATCGATTTTTTCGATCCAACTGAAAATCTGTCATCCCTAGGAATGGTACTGGTCTTTATCCAATATCACCCGtaactttatattaaataaatgcGTTATCCCACTCACGTAAAGATCAAGACAAGACAAGAATCATTGTGATCATAATCTTTCTATAACAGCCACTTATTTCTATAACAATAATCATTTTGCTTATAATTGGGTACTTTAATTAAAAGTTAGCAAACAATTCTTTACAAATGGAATAGCATTAGCCATTCGAGTCCACTGCCATGATCATGTTTATATTTGAATGGCTAAAAGACCTCGTCCCCATCCCACGAAGATGATAGATATGAGATTTCTTTTCCATCAATATACAAATTGGATCCTGAGTTGCCCATTGAGCGTGCATGGGGCTGCAGTCTTGTTCAGagatttaataaatttcttatatGGTGAATCAAATACGcctccattattttttttagggctaattataaatttctataCGGGTTTTCAcgttttttatattcaaaattttatttttcaacttttttaatattgatatctgaatttcaataaaattgCACACACTTAAGTACCTCTATTAAAATTAGGAAAAGTCTAGTTACAAACACAACTATGcattaatatgtgcaccaatttattgtgattggttaaagtaaattttattgaaaacagtattaatttaaattttgaatatgaaaaaattaatattattatacagattaatatgcgattttacttatacataacaaaattcttaaaattaatcGCAGGATTGATATATCGGTGGCGTCGGTACATCGCATATCATTCTACGATTGACTGCTGCATGTGTGTATATTGATTCCACGTGTAGACCAATTAAAAACTGACATGTGGTGTCTCGTTAGTTTTCTAATTGAAAATTAACATAGACACTTAATTAGGAATTTTTTGAAGTTTAGatatcaattatatatacaaaaactaaaatcttGAATTGCAAGAATATAAAAACTCAAATACTCACTATTTTGGGATTTTCCTGAGACCTGCCATTATCAGGGATCCCTGCCGAAAGAATTTGCTGTTTTTTAGATTCTAGAAAGTGTTGTAGATGGAAATTAACCCAAGTTTTGAAATGTGGGCCCTTCATCAGATGGACACGACATGTTTGGATCTTCCTCCATTTCCACCAGCAGTGCGCCAACGACAAGACAAAGTTGTATGGGACATTGTAGGTGAATCTCAAAGTATATTGAAATACCTGAATCATGTCTGGAGTCGTTGCATCCTATccttatctctttctctctggtgaaaaaaaaacaaaacgaaAAAAGTGATCTATATAATTCTGTCTctccattcatatatatatatatataaagagaaatgCTTTGATCACAAAGAAattctacaaaaataataagaagaaatAGATAAACATTAATGAATGAAGAGAGTTTAGGAAAATGCAGGCCAATAACCCTTAATTAGTCTGCTTGAAAAAGCTTACTACTGATCACTATTAGTAAGTCTCTTCCTTGTCGTTATTTGAATTAAACAGACTTAATTCTTTCAGTTCATGTTGATCACAAGGaatcttagagagagagagaaggataaAGATGCAGGCAGAAATATAGCCTACATGCATGCTGATCGTGAGTGTCACAAACACATCAACATGACCACATGAATCCAGACCTTATTTCCATGGTGTATATCTCTTTATTACTGACACTGTGGATCGATATGGAAACCCTCGCCTGCAGTACGTACATGATGTcgtaagctagctagctgtccACGTCGGAATTCCAATTTCTGGCCTCTGGGATACATCACGCCATAATCTCCATTATATGCATATCGAATCTACAATCCACAGGGAAGCTGCAAAAGCACACTATCAGTATcttttacatataatatatatgtgtgtgtctgGTTCTTCAAATATTCATGATAATCAGCAACTATTGGAGGCAGCCAGATCAGGATGAATCCAGATTGCATGCCAAATTGGAACAAAACTGCTAGATTTtgaatattactatatattaattaataaaggtACTTCAAATGTTCATTATTTCGTATCCATTTCCGCGTTTTGGGTCAGATGTTGCCTATATGCCTAGAAAAAGCCTGGGTTTACAGGGCGGATGAGCAAGTGATTTCAAGTCATGGCCATGGATAAGATGGGAGACATCTTTTTCAGACTTCACATGATAATTACTGTACATGTTCTAAGGACACACTCAAGTGCTTCTCCACTATATATCCCCATCAATGTATTCTGGttaggaaaaagaaacaaaaacatttttttaaaaaataaaagaaaaagatttggaAAAAGGCCCATCAAAATCTGATCCCTATAAAACGTGGACATGCATGAGGGCCTCAGCTAAGCATAAGATCAGAAACTAAATATACGAGATGGAGAACTCTTATGGGTATCCAAGAAAAGCAAAGGATATTTCTCTTCAAGAACTTAGAGATAGGCTTGCTGAGTTTGCTCAAGTAAGAGGATGGGATCAGTATCACAGTCCTAGAAATCTCCTTTTAGCACTagtaagctagctagctgcctttatttctatatttctttcttcttcttcttttttgttttgatcattaatttgatgaatatttctatatatatatatatatgttaatttgtgCAGGTGGGAGAGGTGGGAGAGCTTTCTGAAATATTCCAATGGAAGGGAGAAGTAGCAAGAGGATTACCAAACTGGAGTTCTGATGACAAGGAGCATTTAGAAGAAGAGCTCTCGGATGTTCTGCTGTATCTTATACAGCTTGCTGATGTTTGTGGGCTTGATCTTGGCCAAGCAGCACTGTCAAAAATAGTCAAGAATGCTAGAAAGTACCCAATTGTTAACCAAACAGcaacttaattaattacatgCGCAGTACCTCCAGCCCCTAGCTTATAATTCCATCCCTTGtggtttttctatatattttctgCATGATATATATCATGAAAACTCGTTTCCAGAGTgtttttccctcatcttttatGTAAGTTTTAGTACTTGCAAGAGAAAACGGTGCCTGCATGCCGCCCAAGTACTACTATTCATGTTTTGTACTGTGTATGAGATCATCTTTGATCGATCTCTTTGAAAGCTACTTCTTGTTCAACTCCTAATTCTAGTACGTGTTGTAGTTTGAAGATATATATACCTTAATTCGATCATGTTTAATTTGGTTGTTCTTATGTctaatatataaacattaaCCTCGTGTACATGCAGcagtcatctctctctctctctctctctctctctctctctctctctctctctctctatatatatatatatatatcatggaaTTAAGCTGCTGCAAGCATGCATTAATTACTCTATTATTTTTAGTTGGGAGCTTCCAAAAACATAAATCTCAAATCTTGTGTGATTTACATGACTAGCTTCCAATATACTATTACCAACAGCTCTAGTACTATACTAGTGTTAAGAACAAATGCTACCAACAAGGACAACTATAAGTCTATAAGGTAATTgtcactaatatatatatatatatatatatactaggtcatAAGCACGTATAAATCACGTTTGCCTAATTGGGTTAAAcagattttttacaaaaataatatgattttttttttaaatttgattaataaataatttaatgcatagagataaaataaataaattatagtaaatatctttagataatgataggtcgataaatataataattacatatttagatatattagaaaacaaaaaaattagtttaaaattaaaattaagatatattagaaaacaaataaaagtatCATTACCACCACAATAAATATTACCACCTCACTCAAAGAACAcataagatttgaaatttttttgaaatattggaTAATAAATCCAAATCAtatgttttgatataatttttttaatctcaacatATTTGAACAGATCTTATTTAGATCTGAGTGTTTTTCTCTATAAGGTTATATTTCATTTTGTACTTATtgtcttttattgttatttttttctacaGATCTGAACATCTATTACTCAGATTAAGATCTGGGtattttaaagaaacgtgtgaGATAATAGGTTTGATTGAAGATGCACCATACTAATTTTATCTCgaaaactaatattattttataagaaagacGTTTATATATGTGTGGTTAAAGATATTTGCGATGGAAACAACCATTTTGAATGGATTCATGATTATCTTCTTgcaaatatctatttttttattagttatatatataatggactTTTAAAAAGGATCTCATTTTGCTAGCAATTTTCGGGTTGATTGGGTATATGAATATTTCATGATCATCAAGTTAATTAATAATTCATGGTACGTAGCTAGCTTAATTGGTGAATCCATGATTTCTCCTTTGATTTCCtcaactataatattatataatatgctagctagctagctatatatgaCTGAAAATCATGAAATACAATGGACCAGGTAATTGGAACTATATCATGATCATGGCTAGCTAGGGGCTAATTTATATACGGGTGATGCTACATCCAGAGAGAGTCCTCACCGATACCCACTGAACGgcaaaaagttttttatttctaaactttttttaaacacattttaaaaaaaaaatcacaaatttaaaaaacaaaagaaaaatccaatCGGTGAATTATGTCAGTAAATTTTATATGTGAGACTAGTGTATATCGAAGTTCGCACAAAATTAACTGGTTTTTACATGCATAATCCAATCAATGTCAACCTTGATTAATCAATTCTGTTTGGTcattgagattttttaaatgaaaattttaaattttaagattaaatttaaaaaatccaatcttgagatttgaaaaaattaagaaaaaattgaattatttattatattttgtatggagatttaaaaaagttataataataagataagaattttatatttaaaataaaaaatcttgatGACCAAACAGTATCTCAAATCTTTTTTGGGAGCTTAGAAATTTTACCTCAGTTTCAATGTATCATCAATCActttattgttttaataaaaataaattcattgacgtgattttatgttatccattagatctattttataataaaattaattttttaatttaacatattctatcaaattatgttaatttgtaaattttttttataaatatatcccTTTGCGGCTAAAACTAATTAACCACTTATtgcaatatatatgtataaatgcaTGTAATGGCCTCATGTACACGTGTCTAGTGGTGGGATGCTTAGCAGCTGGAGCACTTGCTGGGAACTGATCATCAATAATTTGCGAAATAGGAGTTATTGTTGACCAATGAAATGGTTAATCCATTGCTAGTGTAACTCAAATTTAAGAATGATAACaagatattttccttttttttttttttttgggttgacGTAATCACATGATCCTGATcttcaaattaaaatcaattatatatattcttcttcttattattaataatttgctTTAATTGGTGATTAAATGATGCATTAATGCAACTTCAATAACACTGACGTACATGAGCActtaatatatacacatacatgaCAACACAATAATTATTAACTTGTTTAGTTCATATCAAGATAGAAATCTACATACAAAACCCAAATTATATGCTAATGTCGTATCCCTTATCAAAATTAGGAAAATAATCTATACGGTCTAAAGTATGCAAGTCTCTTGCACTCCCTTCCAAAAAAGTAGACCAGGAGACATCTACGAAACTTGCACAACTTCAAACGTCATAGTATGCATAACTTGAACAACTTATAACTGCGTACCTACAGCATTACTGTCAAATTAGGTCAAACTCTTGCTATAGGAAGAAATTAGACACATTAAGGGAAGGAAAGTTTAGGAAAAGGCCGGACAATTATATGCCTTTCTTCTGCTTGAAAAACTTCGCAGTTCGTAGTATTCTACTATCTATATATCTATGATAGGTAGGCGAGAATTAGGAAGTTTCATAACATATAAGTGAATTAAATcgttagttaaaaaaaaaaaaaaaaaccctttgtTGCTCAAAACAAACAACTCGTCGTacgtctttatttttattttgatttttcaacaAACAAATTGATTCACCTGTTGACAAATTAACAGATGTGAGTGGTGACCATAATTAATCGAAATGGGCCTGCAGATGactttcatgcatgcatgcgtcattcctccacaagcaaaaataccCAAATTATTCAGTACTAACGTCTAGGCCTGTTCATCCGGATTCCGACCCGAGAATCCGGGTGGATCCAAACCGGAACTCGaatttcaaatccgggccggaacccgtatgaatccgggttttgaaaaaatcCGGATTCTGATTCCGGATTGAACccaggtcttttttttttttttttttaaattaaactcTTTATAAAAGTCTAAATGTATCCAATATTTTAGCATATagttctgattttttttataaaaaataaaagaataaaacaggaatattcaatattaataactcaaaatgtttttaatttgcTGGGATTTCAGGGATATTGAAAGGATACATCACTACCTCACTTGGTCAGTGACGTCCATGTGACCAAGTTTTTGCAGCTTCATggtttttttgctttttctttggatttaacaaaatcatatatctattatattataataagtgttTATCTAACTGCTATAATAATGAACTTTGAAATTGTCATCCTTCTGTGTCATGTACGTTCgtgtttattttttatccttCTATTTTATTCCATATACAATTCGTTGATATCAgattttatttgtgtttttcgATTATGTGTGAGTGGTGAGGGTgtgtgagtttattttatttgttttatgatttGATTTTCTGCCAATTGTGTCAGTGC
This Carya illinoinensis cultivar Pawnee chromosome 11, C.illinoinensisPawnee_v1, whole genome shotgun sequence DNA region includes the following protein-coding sequences:
- the LOC122280766 gene encoding dCTP pyrophosphatase 1-like, whose product is MENSYGYPRKAKDISLQELRDRLAEFAQVRGWDQYHSPRNLLLALVGEVGELSEIFQWKGEVARGLPNWSSDDKEHLEEELSDVLLYLIQLADVCGLDLGQAALSKIVKNARKYPIVNQTAT